A window of the Blastopirellula sediminis genome harbors these coding sequences:
- a CDS encoding DUF1559 domain-containing protein, producing MNIRRGFTLVELLVVIAIIGVLIALLLPAVQQAREAARRMSCSNNLKQIGLALHNYHDTYLAFPAGYLYRGGNGKCNYGWAVAILPFVEQGNFYEQLDPGNTPLYTRYSSSSTAADKALLQTRLEAYICPSDAAPKLAASQKFSSTDRFDVAVSNYVGCAGWSNTPNYPIRDLDAGGLLWGNSFLNMADITDGTSNTLFVAEREYPKGHAATWLGAGRNDSYGNESTLRTLFRAAFTMNFDYAAAGQPQNAGKGWSSLHPGGVQALTADASVHFIPETTNKNNVLQPLSLRGDGKAFDSPF from the coding sequence ATGAACATTCGCAGAGGATTTACCCTCGTCGAGTTGCTGGTGGTCATCGCGATTATCGGCGTTCTGATCGCCTTGTTGCTGCCGGCCGTCCAGCAGGCCCGGGAAGCGGCGCGACGCATGAGTTGCAGCAACAACCTGAAGCAGATTGGTCTCGCGCTGCACAACTATCACGACACCTATCTCGCCTTCCCGGCCGGCTATCTCTACCGCGGCGGCAATGGGAAGTGCAATTACGGATGGGCCGTCGCAATTCTTCCGTTCGTTGAACAGGGGAACTTCTACGAACAACTTGATCCGGGCAATACTCCGCTCTACACCCGCTATTCGAGCAGCTCGACGGCGGCCGACAAAGCGCTGTTGCAGACGCGACTCGAGGCGTACATCTGTCCTTCCGACGCCGCCCCCAAGCTTGCCGCAAGCCAGAAGTTCAGCAGCACCGATCGCTTTGACGTCGCCGTCTCGAACTACGTCGGCTGTGCCGGCTGGAGCAACACTCCCAACTACCCGATCCGTGACCTCGACGCCGGCGGTTTGCTGTGGGGGAACAGTTTCCTGAACATGGCGGACATTACCGATGGAACCAGCAACACCCTGTTTGTTGCGGAACGAGAGTACCCGAAGGGGCACGCGGCGACTTGGCTGGGTGCTGGCAGGAACGATAGCTACGGAAATGAGTCGACGCTGCGTACGCTTTTCCGCGCCGCGTTTACGATGAACTTCGACTACGCCGCCGCTGGTCAGCCGCAGAATGCCGGGAAGGGGTGGTCAAGTTTGCATCCCGGGGGCGTTCAGGCGCTGACCGCGGACGCTTCGGTCCACTTCATTCCCGAAACGACCAACAAGAACAACGTCTTGCAGCCGCTTAGCCTCCGCGGCGACGGCAAAGCGTTCGACTCGCCCTTCTAA
- a CDS encoding sugar phosphate isomerase/epimerase family protein, giving the protein MTISRRRFLHASAAALAPLVLSRAVLAAPAATEMKLGLVTYNWGKDWDLATTIKNCAATGFAGVELRSTHKHGVEINLSAKQRQEVRKQFADSPVEFVGPGSACEYHSPDPAVVKKNIEETKAFIKLSHDCGGSGVKVRPNGLPKDVPVEKTIEQIGLSLREVAQYAANYGQEIRLEVHGKDTAALPVIHQIMQIADHPQARVCWNCNPTDMDGEGLEANFQLVADKIATVHIHDLRSKAYPWPKLLELLRGAQFTGWTLLEEGNVPADIVGSMRENQKLWTALATK; this is encoded by the coding sequence ATGACCATCTCTCGCCGTCGCTTCCTGCATGCCTCCGCCGCCGCTCTCGCTCCGCTCGTCTTGTCGCGGGCCGTCTTGGCCGCGCCGGCCGCTACCGAAATGAAGCTCGGCCTGGTCACGTATAACTGGGGCAAGGACTGGGATCTCGCGACGACCATTAAGAACTGCGCCGCGACCGGTTTTGCCGGCGTCGAACTGCGGAGCACGCACAAGCATGGCGTCGAGATCAACCTCTCCGCCAAGCAGCGACAGGAGGTTCGCAAACAGTTCGCCGATTCGCCGGTCGAGTTCGTTGGACCGGGGAGCGCCTGCGAGTATCACTCCCCTGACCCGGCGGTCGTCAAAAAGAACATCGAAGAGACCAAAGCCTTCATCAAGCTGTCGCACGACTGCGGCGGCTCCGGCGTGAAGGTCCGCCCGAACGGCTTGCCGAAGGACGTTCCGGTCGAAAAGACGATCGAGCAGATCGGACTCTCCCTCCGCGAAGTCGCCCAGTATGCCGCTAACTACGGCCAAGAGATTCGCCTGGAAGTCCACGGCAAAGATACCGCCGCGCTGCCGGTCATTCATCAGATCATGCAGATCGCCGATCACCCCCAGGCCCGCGTCTGCTGGAACTGCAATCCCACCGACATGGATGGCGAAGGGCTGGAAGCCAACTTCCAGCTAGTGGCCGACAAGATCGCCACCGTCCACATCCACGACCTCCGTAGCAAGGCCTACCCTTGGCCCAAACTATTGGAGCTGCTCCGCGGCGCCCAGTTCACCGGCTGGACGCTGCTGGAAGAAGGCAACGTCCCGGCCGATATTGTTGGCTCGATGCGCGAAAATCAAAAACTGTGGACCGCCCTGGCGACGAAGTAA
- a CDS encoding serine hydrolase, with translation MNPGNATSRPLAIVFASLAFAAVSSGSLAAAEPAKQLAKQIDQLAQPYIDSETVVGMSIGVLYGDKTLVRGYGKLSQDDPRKPDGKTIYEIGSITKTFTGLLLADAVAKGDVSLTTPVQDLLPDGVSLKAYDDESPIELVHLATHASGLPRLPGNFAPADGNNPYADYDDQRLADFLRSYQPTKNPGEAIAYSNLGAGLLGNVLAAHEKETYESLLAARITKPLGMHDTGIALKEELKNRLAPPHVDGGAPGHTWNIDALAGAGAIRSDVNDMLKYARAYLHPPKGRLGEAIETAWKIHQQPIEAKDFAMGLGWHVARDGETRWHTGQTGGYHSSIYINRKLNVAVVVLTNTATSETDALAEQIVRMLAGVNEKPREFAQYVKVSPENMQRYAGKFQLAPGAVFTVSVEGDKLMVGLSGQPTFRVYPHSDTEWKYTVVEATLTFQVDDEGKCDAVELFQNGVRQMAKRIE, from the coding sequence ATGAATCCGGGCAACGCGACTTCACGACCACTGGCCATTGTCTTCGCCAGTCTCGCCTTCGCGGCAGTTTCTTCTGGTTCGCTCGCCGCCGCCGAACCGGCAAAACAACTGGCGAAACAGATCGACCAACTCGCCCAGCCCTATATCGACAGCGAAACGGTCGTCGGGATGTCGATCGGCGTTCTCTATGGCGACAAAACCCTAGTCCGCGGCTACGGAAAACTATCCCAGGACGATCCCCGCAAGCCGGACGGCAAGACGATCTACGAAATCGGTTCGATCACCAAGACCTTCACCGGGCTCCTCTTGGCGGATGCCGTCGCCAAAGGGGACGTCTCTCTTACGACGCCGGTGCAGGATTTGCTTCCCGACGGCGTATCGCTAAAGGCGTACGACGACGAATCTCCCATCGAACTTGTCCATTTGGCGACGCATGCTTCGGGACTCCCCCGCTTGCCGGGCAACTTCGCTCCGGCCGACGGAAACAATCCGTACGCCGATTACGACGACCAGCGTCTGGCCGACTTCCTTCGCAGCTATCAGCCGACCAAGAACCCCGGCGAAGCGATCGCCTATTCCAACCTTGGCGCCGGACTCTTGGGAAACGTTTTGGCCGCTCACGAAAAGGAAACCTACGAATCGTTGCTCGCAGCTCGGATCACGAAACCGCTCGGGATGCACGACACGGGGATTGCGCTCAAGGAGGAGCTTAAAAACCGTCTAGCTCCGCCCCACGTCGACGGAGGAGCGCCAGGGCACACTTGGAACATCGACGCCCTGGCCGGCGCCGGCGCGATTCGGAGCGACGTCAACGACATGCTCAAGTACGCGCGGGCGTATCTCCATCCGCCGAAGGGAAGACTAGGAGAAGCGATTGAAACCGCCTGGAAAATCCACCAGCAACCGATCGAGGCCAAAGACTTCGCGATGGGACTCGGTTGGCATGTCGCCCGCGACGGCGAAACACGCTGGCACACCGGCCAAACCGGCGGCTATCATTCGTCGATTTACATCAACCGCAAACTGAACGTCGCTGTGGTCGTGTTGACGAATACCGCCACCAGCGAGACCGACGCGTTGGCGGAACAGATCGTGCGAATGCTCGCCGGCGTGAACGAAAAACCGCGTGAGTTCGCCCAATATGTAAAAGTCTCGCCCGAGAACATGCAACGCTACGCCGGCAAGTTCCAACTCGCCCCCGGCGCCGTGTTCACCGTCTCGGTCGAAGGAGACAAACTGATGGTCGGGCTCTCCGGTCAGCCAACCTTCCGCGTCTATCCCCACAGCGACACCGAGTGGAAATACACCGTGGTCGAAGCGACGTTGACGTTTCAAGTCGACGACGAGGGAAAATGCGACGCCGTCGAACTGTTTCAAAACGGCGTGCGTCAGATGGCGAAGCGGATTGAATAA
- a CDS encoding ribonuclease E inhibitor RraB encodes MTYPDDADGQAIAEIAAAGVDLSQPLIIRFAIAVPNQSSAEASLHALAQNGYPGEIDFDEGEPDFDEAEDDPEEFGPMWTVYVEMVELLTYDNVIRIQNELDQLVEPHGGKCDGWEVAI; translated from the coding sequence ATGACCTACCCTGATGACGCCGATGGGCAAGCGATCGCCGAGATTGCCGCGGCGGGAGTCGATCTTTCGCAGCCTCTCATAATTCGGTTCGCGATTGCCGTCCCCAATCAATCCTCAGCCGAAGCTTCGCTGCACGCCCTCGCCCAAAACGGCTACCCCGGCGAAATCGATTTTGACGAAGGAGAGCCCGACTTTGACGAGGCGGAGGACGACCCCGAGGAATTCGGACCGATGTGGACCGTCTACGTCGAAATGGTCGAGCTGCTGACGTACGACAACGTCATCCGCATCCAGAACGAGCTCGACCAACTGGTCGAGCCCCACGGCGGAAAGTGCGACGGGTGGGAAGTCGCCATCTGA
- a CDS encoding DUF7133 domain-containing protein, translating to MRRIFLTLLTVCLGAGLATAAEQSDYYKITTFEIPEDIVLEAGGLEFMPNGELAVSTRRGDIYMVTNPYSKDPAKESELKRFASGLHEVLGLAYRDGWLYATQRCEISRLKDEDGDGKADLFETVAVPWEINGDYHEYAFGSKFDKDGYIWAPLCLTGSFSSQVPFRGWCFRISTDGKVIPTVSGIRSPGGIGINAAGDVFYTDNQGPWNGTCGLKHLEPGKFVGHPGGNRWYSLAPNMGPEPQTPQSGSRFHIEAEKIPEYVPAAVLFPYDTMGKSASGVELDRSGGKFGPFENQMLVGDQSHSTVMRVYMEKVNGRYQGVCFPFLEGIASGTLPLLMSESGSLFVGGTNRGWGSRGNKPFSLERVNWTGKTPFEIKEMRAKPDGFELEFTEPCDAKTATATDSYKLTTYTYIYQESYGSPEVDHTEPKITKIEKVNDKTVRLYIDGLQKGHVHELHSPGVRSADGQPLWHEVAYYTLNQIPAK from the coding sequence ATGCGACGCATTTTCCTGACCCTGCTGACCGTTTGCTTGGGCGCTGGCCTCGCGACCGCCGCCGAGCAAAGCGACTACTACAAGATCACCACCTTCGAGATCCCCGAAGATATCGTCCTAGAAGCGGGCGGTCTCGAGTTCATGCCCAACGGCGAACTCGCGGTCTCCACCCGCCGCGGAGATATCTACATGGTGACCAACCCCTACTCGAAAGATCCGGCCAAAGAGTCGGAGCTCAAGCGGTTCGCCAGCGGCTTGCACGAAGTGCTCGGCCTGGCCTATCGCGACGGTTGGCTCTATGCGACCCAGCGCTGCGAGATCTCGCGCCTGAAAGATGAAGATGGGGACGGCAAGGCCGACCTGTTTGAAACGGTCGCGGTGCCGTGGGAAATCAACGGCGACTACCACGAATACGCCTTCGGCTCGAAGTTCGACAAAGATGGCTACATCTGGGCGCCGTTGTGCTTGACCGGTTCGTTCAGCAGCCAGGTTCCCTTCCGCGGCTGGTGCTTTCGCATCTCGACCGATGGCAAAGTGATCCCGACGGTGAGCGGCATTCGCAGCCCCGGCGGCATCGGCATCAACGCCGCCGGCGACGTCTTCTACACCGACAACCAAGGTCCCTGGAACGGCACCTGCGGTCTGAAACACCTGGAGCCGGGCAAGTTCGTCGGGCACCCCGGCGGCAATCGTTGGTACTCGCTCGCTCCTAACATGGGCCCCGAACCGCAAACGCCGCAAAGCGGCAGCCGCTTCCATATCGAAGCGGAAAAGATTCCCGAATACGTTCCGGCCGCGGTTCTCTTCCCGTACGACACGATGGGGAAATCGGCCAGCGGCGTCGAACTGGATCGCTCCGGCGGTAAGTTCGGTCCGTTCGAGAATCAAATGCTGGTCGGCGATCAGTCGCACAGCACCGTGATGCGGGTCTACATGGAAAAGGTGAACGGCCGCTACCAAGGCGTCTGCTTCCCGTTCCTCGAAGGGATCGCTTCCGGCACGTTGCCGCTGTTGATGAGCGAATCAGGCAGCCTGTTCGTCGGCGGCACCAACCGCGGTTGGGGTTCGCGCGGCAACAAGCCGTTCTCGCTGGAGCGAGTCAACTGGACCGGTAAAACCCCGTTTGAAATCAAAGAGATGCGGGCCAAGCCGGATGGCTTCGAATTGGAATTCACCGAGCCGTGCGACGCCAAGACGGCGACTGCGACCGACTCGTACAAGCTGACCACCTACACCTACATCTACCAGGAAAGCTACGGCAGCCCGGAAGTCGACCACACCGAACCGAAGATCACCAAGATTGAAAAGGTGAACGACAAAACGGTCCGGCTCTACATCGATGGCCTGCAAAAGGGACACGTCCACGAGCTCCACTCCCCCGGCGTCCGCAGCGCCGACGGACAACCCCTCTGGCACGAAGTCGCCTACTACACGCTAAACCAAATCCCAGCGAAATAG
- a CDS encoding PA14 domain-containing protein translates to MLCASIRTLLVLSFASASIASPLLAEQASFPVIPGYQRFHSDALQGDVEGGRLLIGELNCVACHAADGKTLASLDSKAAPDLSQVGNRVRPSYYAEYLADVHAGKPGTTMPQLLRDLPADQQAKAFESIAHFLADSGSFRETRRRAALINQGKVLFQQVGCVGCHNPEPGKGESLATSKPLGDLSKKYSVESLANFLQDPLKVRHSGRMPSLNLNGEDATAIAQFLIPDLDPAFPSNLKYDYYELSARELPDFSKLKPVESGEVDGFSLEVAARKTNFAIRYEGLFEAQREGEYEFFISSDDGSRLLIDGKEVVINDGIHPTSTRSGKVRLTAGKHPIVVEYFDGGGQIELRVEYRGPKISRREIFAELSIPNSDESKPEAPAFKIDPSLVAQGKEWFGKAGCASCHKSNEKNLPAAMFTAKKLADLNLTAGCLAETPTPKSADYHLTAQQKSAIRAALTDLSTDAPAPELLISRTMTQMNCYACHSRNDVGGIEEPRNHFFATTQQEMGDEGRIPPHLNGVGGKLKEAWLAHIMNDGAKDRPYMLARMPKFGGQNIGKLTAAFETLDSLPELEVTIDDTPAHIKAIGRNMVGDKVFGCIKCHTFDGVKASGVQGIDMTLMTQRLDHAWFHRYVTDPPAYRPGTRMPTAWPNGKSVMKNILDGKTDQQLEAIWVFLSDGRNAAKPFGLGGQPIELVSYGDAIMYRNFIEGAGPRAIGVGYAEHGNLAIDANEMRLAMIWQGAFMDASKHWVGRGPGFQPPLGDNVYKFASGPDFFALASETDDWPQGDAKPLGIAFKGYRLDDIRRPTFHYQYDGVDVNDFYEVTKTDSFPTITRTITFKGKPEQPLYYRAATGDVEDLGGGRYRINKLLTIELSPSDDVIVRTNKKDLLIPVRFKDGAATIRQTYVW, encoded by the coding sequence ATGCTTTGTGCTTCCATCCGCACCTTGTTGGTCCTGAGCTTCGCCAGCGCATCAATCGCCAGTCCGCTACTTGCAGAACAAGCGTCGTTCCCGGTTATTCCCGGCTATCAACGTTTCCATAGCGACGCGCTACAGGGCGATGTTGAAGGGGGACGTTTGCTGATCGGCGAGCTGAACTGCGTCGCTTGCCATGCGGCCGACGGCAAGACCCTCGCTTCGCTCGACAGCAAAGCGGCGCCCGACCTTTCGCAAGTTGGCAATCGCGTTCGTCCCAGCTACTACGCCGAATATCTGGCCGACGTTCACGCCGGCAAGCCTGGCACGACGATGCCGCAGCTGTTGCGTGATCTGCCGGCCGACCAACAGGCGAAAGCCTTTGAATCGATCGCTCACTTCCTGGCCGACAGCGGCAGCTTCCGCGAAACCCGCCGCCGCGCCGCTTTGATCAACCAAGGCAAGGTTCTGTTCCAGCAAGTTGGCTGCGTCGGCTGCCATAACCCGGAACCAGGCAAAGGGGAATCGCTCGCCACCAGCAAGCCGCTGGGCGATCTCAGCAAGAAGTACTCGGTCGAATCGCTCGCTAACTTTCTGCAAGACCCGCTCAAAGTCCGCCACTCCGGCCGGATGCCCAGCCTGAACCTCAACGGCGAAGACGCGACCGCGATCGCCCAGTTCCTGATCCCCGATCTCGATCCGGCGTTTCCCTCGAACCTGAAGTACGACTACTACGAACTGAGCGCCCGCGAACTGCCCGACTTCTCGAAACTGAAACCGGTCGAGTCAGGCGAAGTTGACGGCTTCTCGCTGGAGGTCGCCGCCCGCAAAACGAATTTCGCCATCCGCTATGAAGGGCTGTTTGAAGCGCAGCGCGAAGGGGAATACGAATTCTTCATTAGCTCCGACGACGGCAGCCGGTTGCTGATCGACGGCAAAGAGGTAGTGATCAACGACGGCATTCACCCGACGTCGACCCGCAGCGGCAAAGTTCGCCTGACCGCCGGCAAGCACCCGATCGTCGTTGAATATTTCGACGGCGGCGGACAAATCGAGCTCCGCGTCGAATACCGCGGCCCGAAGATCTCGCGCCGCGAAATCTTCGCCGAACTCTCGATTCCCAACAGCGACGAAAGCAAACCAGAGGCCCCGGCGTTCAAAATCGATCCGTCGCTGGTCGCCCAAGGAAAAGAATGGTTCGGCAAAGCGGGTTGCGCCAGCTGCCACAAGTCGAACGAAAAGAATCTCCCGGCGGCGATGTTCACGGCGAAGAAGTTGGCCGACCTGAATCTGACGGCCGGTTGTTTGGCCGAAACCCCCACGCCGAAGTCGGCAGACTATCATCTGACCGCGCAGCAGAAGTCGGCGATTCGCGCCGCCCTTACCGATCTGTCGACCGACGCCCCGGCGCCGGAGCTGCTGATCAGCCGGACGATGACCCAGATGAACTGCTACGCGTGCCATTCGCGCAACGACGTCGGTGGGATCGAAGAGCCCCGCAATCATTTCTTTGCGACGACGCAGCAGGAAATGGGGGATGAAGGACGCATTCCGCCGCACCTGAACGGCGTCGGCGGCAAGCTGAAAGAAGCTTGGCTCGCCCACATCATGAACGACGGCGCCAAGGACCGCCCCTACATGCTGGCTCGCATGCCGAAGTTCGGCGGGCAGAACATCGGCAAGCTGACCGCCGCATTCGAGACCCTCGATTCGCTGCCCGAGCTAGAGGTAACGATCGACGACACCCCGGCCCACATCAAAGCGATCGGCCGTAATATGGTCGGCGACAAAGTCTTCGGCTGCATCAAGTGCCACACGTTCGACGGCGTCAAAGCCTCCGGCGTGCAGGGGATCGACATGACGCTGATGACGCAGCGGCTGGATCACGCCTGGTTCCATCGTTACGTCACCGATCCTCCGGCCTATCGCCCTGGTACGCGTATGCCGACCGCGTGGCCGAACGGCAAGTCGGTGATGAAGAACATCCTGGATGGCAAAACCGACCAGCAGTTGGAAGCGATCTGGGTCTTCCTGAGCGACGGGCGTAACGCCGCCAAACCGTTTGGTCTCGGCGGACAGCCGATTGAACTGGTCTCGTACGGCGACGCGATCATGTATCGCAACTTCATCGAAGGCGCCGGCCCCCGGGCGATCGGCGTCGGTTACGCCGAACATGGCAACCTGGCGATCGACGCCAACGAAATGCGTCTGGCGATGATCTGGCAAGGGGCGTTCATGGATGCGTCGAAGCATTGGGTCGGTCGCGGCCCCGGCTTTCAGCCGCCGCTCGGCGACAACGTTTACAAGTTCGCCAGCGGGCCTGACTTCTTCGCCCTCGCCTCCGAAACGGACGACTGGCCGCAAGGAGACGCGAAGCCGCTGGGCATCGCCTTCAAGGGATATCGCTTGGACGACATTCGCCGCCCGACGTTCCACTATCAATACGACGGCGTCGACGTGAACGACTTCTACGAAGTGACCAAAACCGACTCCTTCCCGACGATTACCCGCACGATCACATTCAAAGGGAAGCCGGAGCAGCCGCTCTATTACCGCGCGGCGACCGGCGACGTCGAGGATCTCGGCGGCGGTCGTTACCGCATCAACAAACTGCTGACGATTGAGCTATCCCCCAGCGATGACGTCATCGTTCGTACCAATAAAAAGGACTTGCTGATTCCGGTTCGTTTTAAAGATGGCGCAGCGACCATCCGCCAAACGTACGTCTGGTAA
- a CDS encoding ATP-binding protein yields the protein MSKPPTAASTRRLTSLYITALSIVAVLTIVGQALIRQSINQQQGDSTLVNIAGRQRMLSQRIAKYALALRDPSAGRDDALQGLRESLHLWEKSHQALLDRDPALNIAGKNSDDVQQMYAAINPDFRQIESSARTILDAPEDREKVATAVDEILQHEPAFLEGMDRIVFQYESEALDRVNRLRRIETLLLALTLLVLLLEGFFIFRPAVGEIRRSLDTQALMTDQLQAEKENAEEANRVKTKFLAKMSHEIRTPMNAILGLSESLSESIPDDRHRRQAIVVNDSARSLMSLLNDLLDVSTMELESRKAVSIKPFPLASLLRRTHEMFAFQAQQKEIRFPLSIDSALDAIVLGDELRTRQILVNLIQNALKFVETGFVEIEATVLAEDERSLTARFAVRDSGPGIPTEQFERIFEAFSQLGETTSSTRGVGLGLHISKRLAQELGGRLTVSSEVGVGSEFALELPLEKCGVASSEEPAEGAVTPDANLKILVVEDLEANQLVVQEILTRLGLSAQFVGDGESALAAVAETTYDVVLLDLELPDMSGLDVARELRQQHSADDLWIIAVTAHAVADYEKSALAAGANKFLTKPLSTEDLRVCLNQAPAPYQAPIQISEGLRAKLISLFLEQAPSVMENLREAYESRDQKNVVFTAHRLRGMLAYFESRKTASLLATLDDDDLVLDDPQIESILQELEISVAQLQRDLGAQLSESP from the coding sequence ATGTCCAAACCCCCTACCGCCGCATCCACTCGCCGTCTGACTTCGCTCTATATCACGGCGCTTAGCATCGTCGCCGTCCTGACGATCGTCGGTCAGGCGCTCATTCGGCAGTCGATCAATCAGCAACAAGGGGATTCGACGCTGGTCAATATCGCCGGCCGTCAGCGCATGCTGAGCCAGCGGATCGCCAAGTACGCACTCGCCCTGCGCGATCCTTCCGCCGGCCGCGACGACGCGCTCCAAGGCCTGCGAGAAAGCCTTCACCTTTGGGAAAAGTCGCACCAGGCGCTCCTCGACCGAGACCCGGCGCTGAATATCGCCGGCAAGAACAGTGACGACGTCCAGCAGATGTACGCGGCGATTAATCCCGACTTTCGCCAGATCGAATCGTCGGCCCGCACAATTCTCGACGCTCCCGAAGATCGAGAGAAAGTAGCGACGGCGGTCGACGAAATCCTTCAGCACGAGCCAGCGTTCCTGGAAGGGATGGATCGAATCGTCTTTCAGTACGAAAGCGAAGCGCTTGACCGCGTCAATCGTCTCCGCCGTATCGAAACGTTGCTGCTCGCGCTCACGCTATTGGTACTGTTGCTCGAAGGGTTCTTCATCTTCCGCCCCGCGGTCGGTGAGATCCGTCGCAGCTTGGACACGCAAGCGCTGATGACCGATCAGTTGCAAGCCGAAAAGGAAAACGCCGAAGAGGCCAATCGGGTAAAGACGAAGTTTCTGGCCAAGATGAGCCACGAGATCCGGACCCCGATGAACGCGATCCTCGGCCTCTCGGAATCGCTCAGCGAATCGATTCCCGATGACCGGCATCGTCGTCAGGCGATCGTCGTCAACGACTCGGCCCGCTCGCTGATGTCGCTGCTCAACGACCTGCTCGACGTCAGCACAATGGAACTCGAATCGCGAAAAGCGGTCTCGATCAAGCCGTTCCCCCTCGCGTCGCTGTTACGGCGTACGCACGAAATGTTCGCTTTCCAAGCGCAACAAAAAGAGATCCGCTTCCCTCTCTCGATCGACTCGGCGCTCGACGCGATCGTGCTCGGAGATGAGCTGCGAACGCGACAGATCCTGGTCAATCTGATCCAGAACGCCCTGAAGTTCGTCGAAACCGGTTTCGTCGAGATCGAAGCGACCGTCCTGGCTGAAGACGAACGTTCGTTGACCGCGCGCTTCGCCGTTCGCGATTCCGGCCCCGGCATTCCTACGGAGCAATTCGAACGGATCTTCGAAGCCTTTTCGCAACTGGGGGAGACGACCAGTTCGACCCGCGGCGTCGGTCTTGGTCTCCACATTTCCAAGCGTCTCGCCCAGGAGTTGGGGGGGCGACTCACCGTCTCCAGCGAAGTCGGCGTCGGCAGCGAATTCGCCCTGGAGTTGCCGCTGGAGAAATGCGGCGTCGCCAGCAGCGAAGAGCCGGCAGAAGGCGCTGTTACCCCCGATGCGAACCTGAAGATCCTGGTCGTCGAAGACCTGGAAGCGAACCAATTGGTCGTTCAGGAGATTCTCACTCGACTCGGTCTCTCGGCGCAGTTCGTAGGTGATGGAGAATCCGCGCTCGCCGCGGTCGCCGAAACGACCTACGACGTCGTCTTGCTCGACCTGGAGCTCCCCGACATGTCAGGGCTCGACGTTGCGCGCGAGCTTCGCCAACAGCACTCGGCCGACGACCTGTGGATTATCGCCGTGACGGCTCATGCCGTCGCCGACTACGAAAAATCGGCCCTTGCCGCCGGCGCCAACAAGTTTCTTACCAAGCCTCTTTCGACAGAGGACCTTCGCGTTTGCCTCAATCAGGCGCCGGCCCCGTATCAGGCCCCGATTCAGATTTCCGAAGGTTTGCGAGCAAAATTGATTTCGCTCTTTCTCGAACAAGCGCCCAGCGTCATGGAAAATCTTCGAGAAGCGTACGAATCGAGAGATCAAAAGAACGTCGTTTTCACCGCGCATCGCTTGCGGGGCATGCTCGCGTACTTTGAAAGTCGGAAAACGGCGAGCTTGCTCGCCACGTTGGATGACGACGATCTCGTGCTCGATGACCCGCAGATCGAGTCCATTCTCCAGGAGTTGGAGATTTCTGTCGCGCAGCTCCAGCGCGACCTGGGTGCGCAACTCTCAGAAAGCCCATAG